One genomic segment of Actinomycetes bacterium includes these proteins:
- a CDS encoding diacylglycerol kinase family protein: GEPLGLVPLGTGNDLARTLGIPLEPADAAQALLDGSPRPLDLLVDDDGGVVVNVVHLGVGAEAAEKATGLKDRLGKAAYPVGSVLAAAGPTGWDLRVEVDGSVVEVDGPALMVVVANGRTIGGGAEVAPDAAPDDGLLDVVVATSTGPLARLGFGVALREGEHVEREDVTTRRGSTVTVSGQPFPLNADGELDGPVASRTWRVERGAWALLVATSSGGSG; this comes from the coding sequence CGGCGAACCGCTGGGCCTGGTGCCCCTGGGCACCGGCAACGACCTGGCCCGGACCCTCGGCATCCCGCTCGAGCCGGCCGACGCCGCCCAGGCGCTCCTCGACGGCAGCCCGCGCCCGCTGGACCTGCTCGTCGACGACGACGGCGGTGTCGTCGTCAACGTCGTGCACCTGGGTGTCGGCGCCGAGGCCGCGGAGAAGGCCACCGGGCTCAAGGACCGGCTGGGGAAGGCGGCCTACCCGGTCGGCAGCGTCCTCGCGGCGGCCGGCCCCACGGGGTGGGACCTGCGGGTGGAGGTCGACGGGTCGGTCGTCGAGGTCGACGGGCCGGCCCTCATGGTGGTGGTCGCCAACGGGCGCACGATCGGCGGCGGCGCCGAGGTCGCGCCGGACGCGGCGCCCGACGACGGGCTGCTCGACGTCGTGGTGGCGACCTCCACCGGGCCGCTCGCACGGCTCGGCTTCGGCGTCGCGCTGCGCGAAGGCGAGCACGTCGAGCGCGAGGACGTGACCACCCGCCGCGGGAGCACGGTCACCGTGTCGGGACAGCCCTTCCCGCTCAACGCCGACGGCGAGCTCGACGGGCCGGTCGCGTCCCGGACCTGGCGGGTGGAGCGGGGCGCCTGGGCGCTGCTGGTGGCTACATCCAGC